ACATATCGTCGCGATCGACGAACCACACGAGGGTAAACACGGTGTCCTTTCGTCTCTCTTCGCGAGATACGGATGGGTTCCTCAATCCGTCATCGTTGTCGGCGACGGGAGAGAGGAGCTAGAGGCTGGAAAAGCTCTTGGTGCGGTGACGCTTCAGACGTTACGCCCTGGAGTATCCACACTGAACGCTGACTACTATTGCTCAAATCTT
The Candidatus Paceibacterota bacterium DNA segment above includes these coding regions:
- a CDS encoding HAD family hydrolase; translation: HIVAIDEPHEGKHGVLSSLFARYGWVPQSVIVVGDGREELEAGKALGAVTLQTLRPGVSTLNADYYCSNLHNILFLI